One Paenibacillus riograndensis SBR5 DNA segment encodes these proteins:
- a CDS encoding response regulator transcription factor, which produces MYTITVSGAAEAVSPVQSWGVLAGSNYLYKDGDPMLKVLFADDEPIMLEGLRFLVDWEALNYEVCGEALDGEDALELIGSTRPDLVITDVRMPVIDGLELIRRTSESDFQPKFIIFSGYADFEYAKRALKYGVSNYLTKPLDETELTEALQTVTEQIFKERKASSRRDALSALMQEDMVSRLLMRENTEEEREKGLKTLGISPASRLCCVLVQGAAPDSLHMREQVAAMSGKEPLRSITVYPFTAGSGKHGYLLVSPQEGPALDRALLTRWMEEMRPLYSTPVFFSASLQHQGPETLNTAYHEALAAELCRPDGPGGGVAGFFEKQDKTQMAMLPAELRRSLLQSVTEGKVDHLTDQLGEVFKIFSAEVASSSWIDAFLANVKAELLREITARGGDYAQWVQKWFPSRHTASCLPLLERQIEEELCEAAEWFAAAADGRAEDQIVAAAIEYVRGHYQEKLKLQDIAKHLHVNSAYLGQRFKKYYGSSFNDYLHEFRIEEAKKLLRRTDMGISDIASRVGYSDADVFAAKFKALNGVTPSVYKKS; this is translated from the coding sequence ATGTATACTATAACCGTTTCGGGTGCGGCCGAAGCGGTTTCTCCTGTTCAATCATGGGGAGTCCTGGCGGGCTCCAACTACTTATATAAAGATGGTGATCCCATGCTTAAGGTACTGTTTGCCGACGATGAGCCGATTATGCTGGAAGGACTCCGCTTCCTGGTCGACTGGGAGGCACTAAATTATGAAGTATGCGGCGAGGCGCTGGACGGGGAGGATGCGCTTGAGCTGATCGGCAGCACCCGCCCTGACCTGGTTATCACCGATGTGCGTATGCCGGTCATCGACGGCCTTGAGCTCATCCGAAGAACCTCTGAAAGCGATTTCCAGCCGAAATTTATTATTTTTAGCGGCTATGCTGACTTTGAGTATGCCAAGCGGGCCCTTAAATACGGAGTATCCAATTATTTGACCAAGCCTCTGGATGAAACGGAGCTGACGGAGGCGCTGCAGACGGTAACGGAACAGATCTTCAAAGAACGTAAGGCGTCCTCACGGCGTGATGCGCTCTCGGCTCTGATGCAGGAGGATATGGTATCCCGGCTCCTGATGCGGGAGAATACGGAGGAGGAGCGGGAGAAGGGGCTGAAGACGCTGGGGATCTCCCCCGCCTCGCGGCTATGCTGTGTTCTGGTCCAAGGAGCAGCTCCGGACAGCCTGCATATGCGTGAGCAGGTCGCTGCCATGAGCGGCAAGGAGCCGCTGCGCAGCATTACGGTCTATCCGTTCACCGCAGGCAGCGGGAAGCACGGGTATCTGCTGGTGTCCCCGCAGGAAGGGCCGGCGCTTGACCGGGCATTGCTTACCCGGTGGATGGAGGAGATGCGGCCGCTGTACAGCACGCCGGTCTTTTTCTCGGCAAGCCTTCAGCATCAGGGCCCGGAGACTCTGAATACGGCATACCATGAGGCGCTGGCAGCTGAGCTGTGCAGGCCGGATGGCCCGGGGGGCGGGGTGGCCGGCTTCTTCGAGAAGCAGGATAAGACGCAGATGGCCATGCTTCCGGCAGAGCTGAGACGGTCGTTGCTGCAATCCGTCACCGAAGGGAAGGTCGATCACCTCACGGATCAGCTTGGCGAGGTGTTCAAGATTTTCTCGGCGGAGGTGGCTTCCAGCTCCTGGATCGACGCTTTTCTGGCCAACGTCAAAGCTGAGCTGCTACGTGAAATTACCGCCAGAGGGGGAGACTATGCGCAGTGGGTGCAGAAATGGTTCCCGTCCCGGCATACGGCCAGCTGTCTTCCGCTGCTTGAGCGTCAGATAGAGGAGGAGCTGTGCGAGGCAGCAGAGTGGTTCGCAGCGGCTGCGGACGGCAGGGCGGAGGATCAGATCGTGGCCGCAGCGATCGAGTATGTCCGCGGGCATTATCAGGAGAAGCTGAAGCTGCAGGATATTGCCAAGCACCTGCATGTAAATTCCGCCTACCTGGGACAACGGTTCAAGAAATATTACGGCAGCTCCTTCAACGATTATCTCCATGAATTCCGTATTGAAGAAGCGAAGAAGCTGCTGCGCCGGACCGATATGGGAATATCAGATATTGCAAGCAGAGTGGGCTATTCAGACGCCGATGTGTTCGCCGCCAAGTTCAAGGCGCTTAACGGAGTGA
- a CDS encoding carbohydrate ABC transporter permease yields the protein MKAGTKGSSRIEPVVFHTINTIFMLFVVTVTLYPFLQTLAVSFNDGSDTLAGGIYLWPRAWTLENYRAVFISGTIYHAAFISVSRTIISTVLGVFLTTMLAYALAQPQYIFRKKISLLFILTMYFNAGLIPNYFLIKNMGLLHNFMVYILPSLVSAFNLIIMRTYIRGLPFSLTESAKIDGAGEFRIFWKIIFPLCTPVLATVALFIAVGSWNAWFDTFLYASSDLKLSTLQYEMMKMLGSIMSANNDPSMLAGNQNNQVQSLVTPASMRSAITIVTAVPILFVYPFLQKYFVVGLNLGSVKE from the coding sequence ATGAAAGCCGGGACCAAAGGTTCAAGCCGGATTGAGCCGGTTGTATTTCATACGATCAACACGATATTTATGCTCTTTGTGGTTACTGTCACGCTCTATCCGTTCCTCCAGACGCTGGCGGTATCCTTCAATGACGGCAGCGACACGCTGGCCGGGGGGATCTATCTCTGGCCCCGCGCATGGACGCTGGAGAATTACCGGGCGGTCTTTATATCAGGCACGATCTATCATGCCGCATTTATCTCGGTATCCCGTACGATCATCTCAACGGTGCTGGGTGTATTCCTTACTACGATGCTGGCGTATGCACTGGCGCAGCCGCAATATATTTTTCGCAAAAAGATCAGCCTGCTGTTCATCCTGACGATGTATTTCAATGCCGGGCTGATTCCGAACTACTTCCTGATCAAGAATATGGGCCTGCTGCATAACTTCATGGTCTATATCCTGCCGAGTCTGGTCAGCGCGTTCAACCTGATTATCATGCGGACGTATATCCGCGGGCTTCCGTTCAGTCTTACCGAATCGGCGAAGATTGACGGGGCGGGAGAATTCAGAATTTTCTGGAAAATCATCTTCCCGCTCTGTACGCCTGTACTGGCAACCGTTGCCCTGTTCATCGCGGTAGGTTCCTGGAATGCCTGGTTCGATACGTTCCTCTATGCCTCCTCGGATCTCAAGCTTAGCACCCTGCAATATGAAATGATGAAGATGCTGGGCTCTATCATGAGTGCGAACAATGATCCTTCGATGCTTGCCGGAAACCAGAACAATCAGGTCCAGTCACTGGTTACGCCAGCCTCCATGCGTTCAGCAATTACGATCGTTACAGCGGTTCCGATTCTGTTCGTCTATCCTTTTTTGCAGAAGTATTTCGTGGTAGGATTGAACCTGGGAAGCGTGAAAGAGTAA
- a CDS encoding ABC transporter permease codes for MSDAVLDKQVKKQKTRKSKIDPEIGVSLSWKTLKAQKQLIFMSVPIALYLIIFNYVPIWGWLMAFQNYRPAVSFGQQEWVGLQQFKFLFSDDTFMLVLRNTIAMSFINLVLGTVTAIGLALLLNEIKLKFFKRAVQSISYLPHFLSMVIAAGIVSTSLSIDGGIVNVVLMKLHLIKDPIMWLSEGKYFWGIIGASNVWKEVGWGTIIYLAAITSIDPSLYEAASIDGAKRFQKMRYITLPGIKATFVILLIMNIGHILDAGFELQYLLGNGLTVDYSQTIDIFVVKYGLAMGNYSLATAAGIFKTIVSVILVFIANNVAKRLGEERLL; via the coding sequence ATGTCTGATGCCGTACTGGACAAACAGGTCAAAAAACAGAAGACCCGAAAAAGCAAAATCGATCCGGAAATCGGTGTGAGTCTCAGCTGGAAAACACTGAAAGCACAGAAACAGCTTATTTTTATGTCTGTGCCCATTGCACTATATCTGATTATCTTCAACTATGTTCCCATTTGGGGCTGGCTTATGGCCTTTCAGAATTACCGCCCGGCGGTGTCCTTTGGCCAGCAGGAATGGGTAGGCCTGCAGCAGTTCAAGTTTTTATTCTCCGATGATACCTTTATGCTGGTACTGCGCAACACCATTGCCATGAGTTTTATTAACCTGGTACTGGGTACGGTTACGGCTATCGGTCTGGCTCTGCTGCTGAATGAGATCAAGCTCAAGTTCTTCAAGCGTGCAGTTCAGTCGATTTCCTATTTGCCGCACTTTCTGTCCATGGTTATCGCTGCGGGGATTGTGTCCACTTCACTCTCCATCGATGGCGGGATTGTCAATGTCGTTCTAATGAAGCTTCACCTGATTAAAGATCCGATTATGTGGCTCAGTGAAGGGAAATACTTCTGGGGCATTATCGGGGCTTCGAACGTGTGGAAAGAGGTGGGCTGGGGTACGATCATCTATCTGGCGGCCATTACCTCCATCGATCCTTCCCTGTACGAGGCAGCTTCCATTGACGGCGCGAAACGTTTTCAAAAGATGCGTTATATTACGCTTCCGGGAATCAAGGCTACATTCGTTATTTTGCTGATTATGAACATTGGACATATTCTGGATGCCGGCTTCGAGCTTCAATATCTGCTGGGCAACGGACTTACTGTGGACTATTCGCAAACCATTGATATCTTTGTAGTGAAGTATGGTCTGGCTATGGGGAACTACTCGCTGGCTACGGCGGCAGGGATCTTCAAAACGATTGTCAGTGTCATTCTCGTATTCATCGCAAACAATGTCGCAAAACGCCTCGGCGAAGAGCGATTACTATAG